The genomic segment TGCACCTCGATCCGGACGTCGTGGCGGCCCTGACGATCGGCGGGATCGGCCTGGTCATCCTGGCGCTGCGCCCGTACCTCGGGATCCATGCGTTCATCGCGGTCATGTACCTCGAAAACGTCCTTCCCAGCGAGGGCGGTGTCACGGGCCCGAAGGTGCTCGGTGCGGTCATCCTCACGGGATGGCTCCTGAGCGCCGCCCTGCGGCGCGGGCTGGGCTTCCGGCTGGGCGCGTTCGTGCTGGTGATGCTCGCGTTCGTGACCTGGACCGGCGTCTCCTCGGTCTACGCTCTCGACGACGAGCTGGCGCTCGCCCGCGTCTTCAGCTTCGTGCAGCTGGCGGGCGCGACGCTGATGTTCATCTCGGTCATCGATCGCCCGAGCCGGATGCGGGGAGTGCAGTGGGCCATCGTCCTGTGGACTTGCCTCGCCACCATCTTCGCCCTGGCGGAGTACTACCTGGGGTTGACCAACGTCGCCGTGGGATTCATCGGCAACCGGAACGGGCTCGCCAGCGGGATCAGCTTCGCGATCGTCTTCGCCTGCTTGCTCTACCAGGCGGATCCGGGGCGACTGGCGAGGCTGTTCCTTATCTTCACCCTGCCGGTCTTCTTCCTCGGACTCGCGCTCACCCTGTCGCGCACCGGCTTCATCATGCTCGCCGTGGGGCTTCTGGCGGTCTGGTACAGGGTCGTCAGGGACAAGGGTCTTCTGATCCTGGCGGGATCGGTGGCCGCGCTCAGTCTGGTTACCGTCCTGCTACCGGACACCGTCTGGCAGCGCGTCGGCAGCATCGTCCCGGCCATCCGGCAGCAGCGGGACACCTTCGGATTGCGGGTCCGGCTGTGGCAGGCCGGCATGCGGATGATCGAAGACCGGCCGGTGTTCGGCGTGGGGCCGGGCAACTTCGTCGCGGCCCTGCCGCGTTACTCCCCGGGGGAGCTGACGGGCCGGCAGCTCGTGGCCCACAACTCGTACGTGAGCGTCGCGGCCGAGATGGGGCTCGTCGGCTTGGCCCTTTTCCTGATGATGTACCTGCTGGCGCTCCGCGAGGCCGGCTTCGCTTTGCGATGGGGGCGACGGTCGGGATCGAAGGAGTTGGAACTCCACGCGTTCGCGATGGAGATCAGCCTGATCCTGGTGATGACCGGGGCCCTCGCCGGCAGCCTCGAGAGCCTCAAGTACAACTGGATGTGCCTGGGGCTGGCCGTCGGTGTCGGGCAGGTGGCACGGCAGGCCTCGTCGAGGGCCGGGGCGCAACTCCGCGGCAGGGCGGTCGGCGCCGTCACGGAGGGTGCGGGCGGCCCAAACGTGGAGCCGCGGCGACTCGGCTGACGGACCCCCCGGCGCTTCACCGGCTGGTGCTCGTCGTCGGGCAGCTCACCCTCGCGGGCTCGAGAGACAGGTCGTCCTGCTGGCTTCCGGTCTCGATCGTCGCCCGTTCGAGATCGGCGAGGTCTCGCTCACCGCCTGTGGCATTTGGGGAAAGGCTCTGGGCGAGATCGCGCCGAGATGCCCCAACGCCAAGTCCAGAACACTGTTCACGGAACTCGCCGCATCATGGCAAGATGGATCAGCCCGCCCAGCAGCACGTGCAGGCCAAGGTTGAGGATTTGGAGAGGGACGGGATTCCGGCCGCAGAGAGCCTGGGCGGCCGACGCCGGAACCTTTAAAAAGCCGGATCCGAAGTAAAACTGGAAGTCATCGGAAACGTAGCCGCCGGTCAGCCCCACGCCCTATACGGCCACACAGG from the Candidatus Polarisedimenticolia bacterium genome contains:
- a CDS encoding O-antigen ligase family protein; translated protein: MSTLRRDMSRPIMMLIVLGYLTLLAVGLIRMHLDPDVVAALTIGGIGLVILALRPYLGIHAFIAVMYLENVLPSEGGVTGPKVLGAVILTGWLLSAALRRGLGFRLGAFVLVMLAFVTWTGVSSVYALDDELALARVFSFVQLAGATLMFISVIDRPSRMRGVQWAIVLWTCLATIFALAEYYLGLTNVAVGFIGNRNGLASGISFAIVFACLLYQADPGRLARLFLIFTLPVFFLGLALTLSRTGFIMLAVGLLAVWYRVVRDKGLLILAGSVAALSLVTVLLPDTVWQRVGSIVPAIRQQRDTFGLRVRLWQAGMRMIEDRPVFGVGPGNFVAALPRYSPGELTGRQLVAHNSYVSVAAEMGLVGLALFLMMYLLALREAGFALRWGRRSGSKELELHAFAMEISLILVMTGALAGSLESLKYNWMCLGLAVGVGQVARQASSRAGAQLRGRAVGAVTEGAGGPNVEPRRLG